The following proteins are encoded in a genomic region of Brachypodium distachyon strain Bd21 chromosome 1, Brachypodium_distachyon_v3.0, whole genome shotgun sequence:
- the LOC100833556 gene encoding histone deacetylase 2: MSSPSASSASGPSPADLLRHNRILSSKLYLDVPPSKVPVIYSVAYDIAFLGIEKLHPFDSAKWGRICKFLTKEGHLEKNRVVEPLEASKEDLLVVHTQSYLNSLKTSFRVATIMEVPPVSLIPNWLVQQKLLFPFRKQVGGSILSAKLALERGWAINVGGGFHHCSAEEGGGFCAYADISLCIQFAFDRLNISRVMIIDLDAHQGNGHEKDFADDGRVYILDMYNAGIYPFDHAAKRYIDQKVELVSGTKTDDYLDQLDQALEVAQTRFQPQLIVYNAGTDILDGDPLGRLEISPEGVVNRDEKVFRFAVDQNIPLLMLTSGGYMKSSARVIADSIINLSQKELIQLSSQLD, encoded by the exons ATGTCAtccccctccgcctcctccgcgtcGGGTCCCAGCCCGGCAGACCTCCTCCGCCACAATCGTATCCTCTCCAGCAAGCTTTACCTCGACGTCCCACCGTCCAAG GTTCCGGTGATTTACTCGGTGGCATACGACATCGCCTTCCTCGGAATCGAGAAGCT GCACCCGTTTGATTCCGCAAAATGGGGCCGCATATGCAAGTTCCTCACCAAAGAAGGGCACCTGGAAAAGAACCGAGTGGTCGAGCCATTGGAGGCTTCCAAGGAAGATTTACTGGTG GTTCACACGCAGTCATACCTAAACAGCCTGAAGACCAGCTTCAGGGTTGCCACCATTATGGAG GTTCCTCCTGTATCGCTTATTCCTAATTGGCTGGTGCAGCAAAAGCTACTGTTCCCCTTCCGGAAGCAG GTGGGTGGGTCCATTTTATCAGCCAAACTTGCGCTTGAGAGAGGATGGGCCATTAATGTTGGTGGAGGATTTCACCATTGTTCGGCAGAGGAAGGGGGTGGATTTTGTGCATATGCTGATATTTCACTCTGCATTCAGTTTGCCTTTGACCGTTTAAATATATCAAG AGTAATGATCATAGATTTGGATGCTCACCAAGGAAACGGTCATGAAAAGGATTTTGCCGATGATG GAAGGGTTTACATTTTGGACATGTACAATGCTGGAATTTATCCCTTT GATCATGCTGCTAAGCGGTATATTGATCAAAAAGTTGAGTTAGTT AGTGGGACAAAAACAGACGACTACTTGGATCAGCTTGACCAGGCTCTCGAG GTTGCACAAACAAGATTTCAGCCCCAGTTGATTGTTTACAATGCTGGGACAGACATCCTGGATGGTGATCCATTGGGCAGATTGGAG ATAAGTCCTGAGGGTGTGGTGAACAGAGATGAGAAGGTGTTTAGGTTCGCAGTTGATCAAAACATTCCACTTCTCATGTTGACATCAG GAGGCTACATGAAGTCGAGCGCACGAGTAATCGCAGATTCAATTATCAATCTCTCACAGAAGGAGTTGATACAACTAAGTAGCCAGCTGGACTAG
- the LOC100833864 gene encoding uncharacterized protein LOC100833864 isoform X1, with protein sequence MAISRPRSRAIPLPPLLLLILLAPLIYSLSRLRLSWATNRDLNLPLPAALNRPDRLVLGPAAGQGRPDRLQCQGLKAVNKIILSSETTHYGERVSFVTVFTTYNSDPDKASKMSSGLVTVGNHSYSKVERSIAVLNTFISFIQVSMPRSNVIILTDPKSNLSIDQGNAVILPIEGNYSRGNLMLQRIKSYIAFLELKFVELQRVDRFTHFVFTDSDIAVVEGLGHIFKRYPHCHLALTFRNNNGQPLNSGFVAVRGTSDGISKATEFFKEVLKAYNSKYMKASRMLGDQLALAWVVKSYLPSAFGKFSRHEEFTGEVNGASILFLPCAVYNWTPPEGAGQFHGMPLDVKVIHFKGSRKRLMLEAWNFYNSTSHLSDMLCLILKSGRTKYDF encoded by the exons ATGGCGATCTCCAGGCCCCGAAGCCGTGCCATCCCCCTCCCCCCGCTTCTCCTGCTCATCCTCCTCGCCCCTCTAATCTACTCCC TTTCCAGGCTGCGGTTGAGCTGGGCGACGAACCGGGACCTGAACCTTCCCCTTCCTGCTGCGCTGAATCGGCCTGATCGCCTCGTGCTTGGCCCCGCTGCCGGCCAGGGCCGCCCCGACCGCCTACAGTGCCAAG GACTTAAAGCTGTGAACAAGATCATTTTATCAAGTGAAACAACACATTATGGAGAACGTGTTTCTTTTGTCACAGTATTCACAACCTACAATTCTGACCCAGATAAAGCTAGCAAAATGTCATCTGGTCTTGTAACTGTTGGAAATCATTCTTACAGCAAGGTCGAAAGGTCCATTGCCGTTCTTAACACTTTCATCAGTTTCATACAG GTGTCAATGCCAAGAAGCAATGTGATAATATTAACTGATCCTAAATCAAATTTGTCAATAGATCAAGGGAATGCTGTAATTCTGCCTATTGAAGGAAATTATTCTCGAGGAAATTTGATGCTTCAGAGAATCAAGTCCTACATT GCATTTCTAGAGCTAAAATTTGTGGAGCTTCAGAGAGTGGACAGGTTTactcattttgttttcactGATTCTGATATAGCAGTGGTTGAGGGTCTTGGACACATCTTCAAGAGATATCCTCATTGTCACCTTGCTCTTACTTTTCGTAATAACAACGGCCAACCTTTGAACTCTGGGTTTGTAGCGGTCAGAGGGACTAGTGATGGCATTTCCAA GGCTACGGAATTCTTCAAAGAAGTCCTCAAAGCATACAACTCAAAATATATGAAGGCTTCCCGCATGCTGGGTGATCAGTTAGCACTGGCATGGGTAGTGAAGTCTTATCTGCCATCTGCTTTTGGAAAATTTTCTAGGCATGAGGAATTTACAGGTGAAGTCAATGGAGCATCTATTCTATTTTTGCCTTGTGCAGTTTATAATTGGACTCCACCTGAGGGCGCTGGACAGTTTCATGGTATGCCCTTGGATGTTAAG GTCATCCATTTCAAAGGTTCAAGAAAGCGTTTGATGCTCGAGGCATGGAATTTCTACAACTCGACCTCTCACTTGTCTGATATGCTGTGCCTAATCTTGAAGAGCGGCAGAACGAAATATGACTTCTGA
- the LOC100833864 gene encoding uncharacterized protein LOC100833864 isoform X2: MAISRPRSRAIPLPPLLLLILLAPLIYSLSRLRLSWATNRDLNLPLPAALNRPDRLVLGPAAGQGRPDRLQCQGLKAVNKIILSSETTHYGERVSFVTVFTTYNSDPDKASKMSSGLVTVGNHSYSKVERSIAVLNTFISFIQVSMPRSNVIILTDPKSNLSIDQGNAVILPIEGNYSRGNLMLQRIKSYIAFLELKFVELQRVDRFTHFVFTDSDIAVVEGLGHIFKRYPHCHLALTFRNNNGQPLNSGFVAVRGTSDGISKATEFFKEVLKAYNSKYMKASRMLGDQLALAWFIIGLHLRALDSFMVCPWMLRSSISKVQESV; this comes from the exons ATGGCGATCTCCAGGCCCCGAAGCCGTGCCATCCCCCTCCCCCCGCTTCTCCTGCTCATCCTCCTCGCCCCTCTAATCTACTCCC TTTCCAGGCTGCGGTTGAGCTGGGCGACGAACCGGGACCTGAACCTTCCCCTTCCTGCTGCGCTGAATCGGCCTGATCGCCTCGTGCTTGGCCCCGCTGCCGGCCAGGGCCGCCCCGACCGCCTACAGTGCCAAG GACTTAAAGCTGTGAACAAGATCATTTTATCAAGTGAAACAACACATTATGGAGAACGTGTTTCTTTTGTCACAGTATTCACAACCTACAATTCTGACCCAGATAAAGCTAGCAAAATGTCATCTGGTCTTGTAACTGTTGGAAATCATTCTTACAGCAAGGTCGAAAGGTCCATTGCCGTTCTTAACACTTTCATCAGTTTCATACAG GTGTCAATGCCAAGAAGCAATGTGATAATATTAACTGATCCTAAATCAAATTTGTCAATAGATCAAGGGAATGCTGTAATTCTGCCTATTGAAGGAAATTATTCTCGAGGAAATTTGATGCTTCAGAGAATCAAGTCCTACATT GCATTTCTAGAGCTAAAATTTGTGGAGCTTCAGAGAGTGGACAGGTTTactcattttgttttcactGATTCTGATATAGCAGTGGTTGAGGGTCTTGGACACATCTTCAAGAGATATCCTCATTGTCACCTTGCTCTTACTTTTCGTAATAACAACGGCCAACCTTTGAACTCTGGGTTTGTAGCGGTCAGAGGGACTAGTGATGGCATTTCCAA GGCTACGGAATTCTTCAAAGAAGTCCTCAAAGCATACAACTCAAAATATATGAAGGCTTCCCGCATGCTGGGTGATCAGTTAGCACTGGCATGG TTTATAATTGGACTCCACCTGAGGGCGCTGGACAGTTTCATGGTATGCCCTTGGATGTTAAG GTCATCCATTTCAAAGGTTCAAGAAAGCGTTTGA
- the LOC100826297 gene encoding putative protein phosphatase 2C 24, giving the protein MEQMPILLFRSLVSRSPPSSISKSKPRSPIRKKAKIENSSRGDRATMEVLPPAEILPTLAEMKARTPKPMRIAYAIRYGRLPASAAAGREDVARCVAALARTYEPDMDDLMEFPEVALKLQPGSCYLRDHDEDAHFIRADPGVIGVADGVGSWRAKGVDAAAFSRALMANARAQVDSAVPGTPVCPYKLLERAYEQTVAASTPGSSTAVIVSLSGRVLRWAYVGDSGFALFRRGRMVHRSQPQQASFNCPYQLGAWGNKVGEAAVGQIAVKDGDVLVVGSDGLFDNLFDSAIQQIVRMCGELKFSPKMVADILAGNAYCNARSNQDSPFSAASRQQQGTSFTGGKQDDITVVVAYIVS; this is encoded by the coding sequence ATGGAGCAGATGCCAATTCTTCTTTTCCGATCGCTCGTTTCTCGATCTCCACCCTCCTCGATCTCGAAGTCGAAACCTCGATCTCCAATTCGAAAGAAAGCCAAGATCGAGAACTCGAGCAGAGGCGATCGAGCAACCATGGAggtgctgccgccggcggagaTCCTGCCGACCCTGGCCGAGATGAAGGCCCGAACTCCCAAGCCCATGAGGATCGCCTACGCCATCCGCTACGGCCGCCTgcccgcgtccgccgccgccggccgcgaaGACGTCGCCCGGTGCGTCGCTGCTCTGGCGCGGACGTACGAGCCCGACATGGACGACCTCATGGAGTTCCCCGAGGTGGCTCTGAAGCTGCAGCCCGGGTCGTGCTACCTACGCGACCACGACGAAGACGCGCACTTCATCCGCGCCGATCCCGGCGTGATCGGCGTCGCTGACGGCGTCGGCAGCTGGCGCGCGAAAGGCGTGgatgccgccgccttctcgcGCGCGCTCATGGCCAACGCCCGCGCCCAAGTGGACTCCGCCGTTCCCGGCACTCCCGTGTGCCCCTACAAGCTGCTGGAGCGAGCCTACGAGCAAACAGTCGCGGCAAGCACGCCGGGGTCGTCCACTGCGGTCATCGTCTCGCTCTCCGGCAGGGTTCTCCGCTGGGCGTACGTGGGCGACAGCGGCTTCGCGTTGTTCCGCCGCGGCAGGATGGTGCACCGCTCGCAGCCCCAGCAGGCCTCCTTCAACTGCCCCTACCAGCTGGGCGCCTGGGGCAACAAGGTCGGCGAGGCGGCCGTCGGCCAGATCGCGGTGAAGGACGGCGACGTGCTTGTCGTCGGTTCAGACGGGCTCTTCGACAACCTCTTCGACTCCGCGATCCAGCAGATCGTGCGCATGTGCGGGGAGCTCAAGTTCTCTCCCAAGATGGTCGCCGACATCCTCGCAGGCAACGCTTACTGCAATGCCAGGAGCAACCAAGACTCGCCCTTCAGCGCCGCCTCCCGGCAACAGCAAGGGACCAGCTTCACCGGCGGCAAACAGGACGACAtcaccgtcgtcgtcgcctaCATCGTGTCCTAG
- the LOC100826609 gene encoding putative transcription factor bHLH041 produces the protein MDAIFALAAAPRARVLERAAARVPGCLYLCLWVPVTGQCPSSHLFCLDAWIGGGAGGDRARAMFEAYRGALCAVISGCVPGWAYKEGRASMELPEPNLTAAASLQVQHQFYHEAGTKMAVFMGCDSGEIEIGLSSTMVAATAAVADHVLQSLLEELLQPPPPTQPSSSSSSMPSLSVGSPEYSSLTIRSMATPPPAVVASSAGEPSTQAPPPGGLPTQYEFPSDAAMAPQAMLAAIASTSTPPPRSSLPERRPMAFKAYAAALSPRAPRAPRRPGAGQRMIKTCIALLASAHAATRARELAAAHGKEGAAQQQQPPAPTTTASQLHHMISERRRRERLNDSFQCLRALLPPGSKKDKANVLASTTEYMNTLVSQVACLREKNLQLEAQLAGLNPCPPTSGDDGGGPSEKIEVDVATTGASTSTPSQQQPREVSVKITVRAECDMPEVLISLLTWLKETGSATVVSVEARQHSGVALAQASLTLRIPEAGDIVDLTRLKEALTKVLEDAVTPPPRRQPESP, from the exons ATGGACGCCATCTTCGcgctcgcggcggcgccccgCGCTCGCGTCCttgagcgcgcggcggcgcgcgtccCCGGCTGCCTCTACCTCTGCCTCTGGGTGCCGGTGACCGGCCAGTGCCCATCCAG CCATCTGTTCTGCCTGGACGCGtggatcggcggcggcgccggcggtgaccGCGCGCGGGCGATGTTTGAGGCGTACCGAGGAGCGCTCTGTGCCGTCATAAGCGG CTGTGTGCCCGGGTGGGCGTACAAGGAGGGCCGCGCATCCATGGAGCTGCCGGAGCCGAacttgacggcggcggcctcgctgCAGGTGCAGCACCAGTTCTACCAT GAAGCCGGCACCAAG ATGGCGGTGTTCATGGGATGCGACAGCGGGGAAATCGAGATCGGTCTGTCCAGCACAATGGTGGCGGCgaccgcggcggtggcggaccACGTGCTGCAGTCGCTCCTGGAGGAGctcctccagccgccgccgccgacacagccgtcttcctcgtcctcctcgatgCCGTCACTCTCGGTCGGAAGCCCGGAGTACTCCTCGCTCACCATCCGCTCAATGgcaacaccaccaccagcgGTCGTCGCCTCCTCTGCCGGCGAGCCATCGACGCAAGCACCGCCTCCCGGCGGCTTGCCCACGCAGTACGAGTTCCCGAGCGACGCGGCAATGGCGCCGCAGGCGATGCTCGCGGCCatcgcctccacctccacgccgccgccgcgctcctcgttgccggaAAGGCGTCCGATGGCGTTCAAGGCGTACGCCGCGGCGCTGTCGCCAAGGGCGCCCCGGGCCCCGCGGCGGCCAGGGGCAGGGCAGAGGATGATCAAGACGTGCATCGCCCTCCTGGCGAGCGCGCACGCAGCAACGCGCGCCCGCGAACTCGCCGCGGCGCACGGCAAGGAGGGcgccgcccagcagcagcagccgccggcTCCCACCACCACGGCCAGCCAGCTGCACCACATGATCTcggagcggcgccggcgcgagcgGCTCAACGACAGCTTCCAGTGCCTCAGGGCGCTCCTCCCTCCCGGCTCCAAG AAAGACAAGGCCAACGTTCTCGCCAGCACGACGGAGTACATGAACACGCTGGTATCCCAGGTGGCCTGCCTCCGGGAGAAGAACCTGCAGCTGGAAGCACAGCTCGCAGGCCTGAACCCTTGCCCACCCACTAGCGgcgatgacggcggcggcccgtcGGAGAAAATAGAGGTCGACGTGGCCACCACGGGGGCATCCACGTCGACGCCCAGTCAGCAGCAGCCCCGGGAGGTGAGCGTGAAGATAACGGTGCGAGCGGAGTGCGACATGCCAGAGGTGCTGATCTCGCTGCTGACGTGGCTCAAGGAGACGGGGAGCGCCACCGTTGTGTCCGTGGAGGCGCGGCAACATAGCGGCGTTGCGCTTGCGCAGGCCAGCCTCACATTGCGAATCCCG GAGGCTGGCGACATTGTCGACTTGACACGGCTCAAGGAAGCTCTGACGAAGGTTCTCGAAGATGCAgtgacgccgccgccccgacgACAGCCAGAGTCGCCGTAG